A single genomic interval of Streptomyces sp. BA2 harbors:
- a CDS encoding antibiotic biosynthesis monooxygenase family protein translates to MSDQPVTPVPPFEPPYYTVVFTSVRTEAEDGPDDGYDETADRMDELVSAVPGFLGMESARTPGGLGITVGYFRDADAIQQWRGNAEHRTAQKRGRGEWYEKYVVHVAKVERSYGFERG, encoded by the coding sequence ATGAGTGATCAACCCGTCACACCTGTCCCCCCTTTCGAACCGCCCTACTACACCGTCGTGTTCACATCGGTGCGAACTGAGGCCGAGGACGGCCCCGACGACGGCTACGACGAGACCGCCGACCGCATGGACGAGCTCGTCTCCGCCGTGCCGGGCTTCCTCGGTATGGAATCCGCGCGGACGCCCGGCGGACTCGGCATCACCGTCGGGTACTTCCGGGACGCGGACGCGATCCAGCAGTGGCGCGGCAATGCCGAGCACCGCACGGCGCAGAAGCGCGGGCGCGGTGAGTGGTACGAGAAGTACGTCGTGCATGTTGCCAAGGTGGAGCGGAGTTACGGGTTCGAGCGGGGCTGA
- a CDS encoding sensor histidine kinase, whose translation MKRRRQPRSLRTRLVVSAVALIAVVCAVIGTVTTIALRSHLYEQLDKSLGAVAMRASGPVPKPGEDVPGGLSEDSGGPLRFVSKGPQEVGTIGAVVEDDGSVGQALVSDEPDTGTFEPKTDRLDAAQSAALGSVPRDAKPHNVDIPGLGEYRVEYASGPHGDFLVGIPTDKVQNTLETLIIVEVSVTAAGLVAASLAGAAMVGVALRPLRRVAATATRVSELPLHSGEVTLYERVPDAEPNTEVGQVGAALNRMLDHVHSALHARQESETRVRQFVADASHELRTPLASIRGYAELTRRGRESMGPDTRHALGRIESEAQRMTGLVEDLLLLARLDEGRDISCQSHQSRQSHQSCQSTDLSPLVVDTVSDARAAGPEHIWSLELPDEPALVLADAARLHQVVVNLLANARTHTPPGTKVTARVRRSGPAVCLEVEDNGPGIAPALLPHVFERFARGDASRSRNAGSTGLGLALVQAIVAAHGGGVTVDSVPGRTVFTVTLPAGSEQVSDTGQHSQAGHRLTTRP comes from the coding sequence ATGAAGCGGCGGCGGCAGCCGCGGTCGTTGCGGACGCGGCTCGTCGTCTCGGCGGTGGCGCTGATCGCCGTCGTCTGCGCGGTGATCGGCACGGTGACGACCATCGCGCTGCGCTCGCACCTGTACGAGCAACTGGACAAGTCGCTCGGTGCCGTGGCGATGCGTGCGTCAGGGCCGGTACCCAAGCCCGGTGAGGACGTGCCCGGCGGTCTGTCCGAGGATTCGGGCGGCCCACTGCGGTTCGTCTCCAAGGGGCCCCAGGAGGTCGGCACCATCGGGGCCGTCGTCGAGGACGACGGCTCGGTCGGCCAGGCCCTGGTCAGCGACGAGCCGGACACCGGCACCTTCGAGCCGAAGACGGACCGGCTCGACGCGGCGCAGTCCGCGGCCCTCGGCTCCGTGCCGCGTGACGCGAAGCCGCACAACGTCGACATCCCCGGCCTCGGCGAGTACCGCGTGGAGTACGCGTCAGGTCCCCACGGCGACTTCCTCGTCGGCATCCCCACGGACAAGGTGCAGAACACTCTCGAGACGCTGATCATCGTCGAGGTCAGCGTCACCGCCGCGGGCCTGGTCGCCGCCTCGCTAGCGGGCGCCGCCATGGTCGGCGTCGCGCTGCGCCCGCTGCGCCGGGTCGCGGCGACCGCGACCCGGGTCTCCGAACTCCCCCTGCACAGCGGCGAGGTGACGCTGTACGAACGCGTCCCCGACGCGGAGCCGAACACGGAGGTCGGGCAGGTGGGCGCCGCGCTCAACCGCATGCTCGACCACGTGCACTCCGCGCTGCACGCGCGCCAGGAGAGCGAGACGCGGGTACGTCAGTTCGTCGCGGACGCCAGCCATGAGCTGCGTACGCCGCTCGCGTCGATCCGCGGATACGCCGAACTCACGCGCAGGGGGCGGGAGTCGATGGGCCCCGATACGCGGCACGCGCTCGGCCGGATCGAGTCCGAGGCCCAGCGGATGACGGGTCTCGTGGAGGACCTGCTGCTGCTCGCCCGCCTCGACGAGGGGCGTGACATCTCGTGTCAGAGCCATCAGAGCCGTCAGAGCCATCAGAGCTGTCAGAGCACTGATCTCTCGCCGCTGGTCGTGGACACCGTGAGCGACGCGCGAGCCGCAGGACCCGAGCACATCTGGTCCCTGGAGCTGCCTGACGAGCCCGCGCTCGTCCTCGCCGACGCGGCCCGCCTCCACCAGGTCGTCGTCAACCTCCTCGCCAACGCGCGTACGCATACGCCACCGGGCACCAAGGTCACCGCACGGGTGCGGCGGTCAGGCCCCGCCGTCTGCCTGGAGGTCGAGGACAACGGGCCCGGCATCGCCCCCGCCCTCCTCCCCCACGTCTTCGAGCGCTTCGCCCGCGGCGACGCCTCGCGCTCACGCAACGCCGGGTCCACAGGGCTCGGCCTTGCCCTCGTGCAGGCCATCGTGGCGGCGCACGGCGGCGGGGTGACGGTGGACAGCGTGCCGGGGCGGACGGTCTTCACGGTGACACTGCCTGCGGGATCCGAGCAGGTCAGCGATACCGGCCAGCACTCACAGGCGGGCCACAGGCTCACCACACGGCCCTGA
- a CDS encoding NAD(P)/FAD-dependent oxidoreductase yields the protein MQHRTQHRIVVIGAGYAGATAAGRLAKRLRREDVAITLVNPEPDFVERVRMHQLTAGQDLPHRPFSEMFAGTGVELKLTKVTAVDVDRKTVTVGDAHGSTEDLEYDTLVYALGSGWNAQGVPGTAEHAHEIASRPGSRRLRERLAGLDAGETVVVVGGGLTGLEAATEIAEAHPDLDVALAARGELGDWLSPKGRGHVRKVFAGLGITAHEQAAVTGVQADRVTTADGKAIPAAVTVWTTGFAVHPIAEATALEVTDSGQIIVDRTMRSVSHPDVYAVGDAAMAIGPGDKPLRMSCATGTPMAWQAADAIAARLTGGKIPKTPMRYFNQCISLGRRNGLIQYVTADDRSVNAALTGRLAAVYKELVCKGAAWGVANPTLGLPTRPRPITQNTPRQATGVKASA from the coding sequence ATGCAGCACCGCACGCAGCACCGCATCGTCGTCATCGGAGCCGGATACGCCGGAGCCACCGCCGCCGGGCGCCTCGCCAAGCGGCTGCGCCGCGAGGACGTCGCCATCACCCTCGTGAACCCCGAACCCGACTTCGTCGAGCGCGTCCGGATGCACCAGCTGACGGCAGGCCAGGACCTCCCGCACCGGCCCTTCAGCGAGATGTTCGCGGGCACCGGCGTCGAACTGAAGCTCACCAAGGTCACCGCCGTCGACGTCGACCGCAAGACCGTCACCGTCGGCGACGCGCACGGCAGCACCGAGGACCTGGAGTACGACACCCTCGTCTACGCCCTCGGCAGCGGCTGGAACGCCCAGGGTGTCCCCGGCACCGCCGAGCACGCCCACGAGATCGCGAGCCGCCCCGGATCGCGCCGGCTGCGCGAGCGCCTGGCAGGCCTGGACGCCGGAGAGACCGTGGTCGTCGTCGGCGGCGGCCTCACCGGCCTGGAGGCCGCGACCGAGATCGCCGAAGCACACCCGGACCTCGACGTCGCCCTCGCCGCCCGCGGCGAGCTCGGCGACTGGCTCTCGCCCAAGGGCCGCGGCCATGTACGGAAGGTCTTCGCCGGGCTCGGCATCACCGCGCACGAGCAGGCCGCCGTCACCGGCGTACAGGCCGACCGCGTCACCACCGCCGACGGCAAGGCCATCCCGGCCGCGGTCACGGTGTGGACCACCGGCTTCGCGGTCCACCCGATCGCGGAGGCCACCGCCCTCGAAGTCACCGACAGCGGCCAGATCATCGTCGACCGCACCATGCGCTCGGTCTCGCACCCGGACGTGTACGCCGTCGGCGACGCGGCCATGGCGATCGGCCCCGGCGACAAGCCGCTGCGGATGTCGTGCGCGACGGGCACCCCCATGGCATGGCAGGCCGCCGACGCCATCGCGGCCCGCCTGACCGGCGGGAAGATCCCGAAGACGCCGATGCGCTACTTCAACCAGTGCATCTCGCTCGGCCGCAGGAACGGTCTGATCCAGTACGTCACCGCCGACGACCGCTCGGTCAACGCGGCCCTGACAGGACGGCTCGCCGCCGTCTACAAGGAACTGGTCTGCAAGGGCGCGGCCTGGGGCGTCGCCAACCCGACACTCGGACTGCCGACCCGCCCCCGCCCCATCACCCAGAACACCCCCCGCCAGGCCACGGGCGTGAAGGCCTCGGCCTGA
- a CDS encoding GntR family transcriptional regulator gives MEFAPDKARWRQVAEVIQNRIEDGTYPPRTRVPSVVQLTAEFGIANATAHKVLTGLRAKGLTYTESGLGSSVSPASRSKGLAESEDTQPVWRQVASAIATRITDGSYPVGARVPSALELSAEFEIATSTAQKVLAHLKDEGLVRAEVGLGSFVAERADEAGQ, from the coding sequence ATGGAATTCGCCCCAGACAAGGCTCGCTGGCGCCAAGTGGCCGAGGTGATCCAAAACCGGATTGAGGACGGCACGTATCCCCCGCGCACCCGGGTGCCGTCCGTCGTCCAACTGACCGCCGAGTTCGGCATCGCCAACGCGACCGCGCACAAGGTGCTCACGGGGCTACGCGCGAAAGGGCTGACCTACACCGAGTCGGGTCTCGGCTCTTCCGTCTCCCCGGCTTCCCGGTCAAAGGGACTCGCTGAGAGCGAGGACACCCAGCCTGTCTGGCGCCAGGTCGCCTCGGCCATCGCCACGCGTATCACCGACGGCAGCTATCCCGTGGGGGCGCGAGTGCCGTCCGCATTGGAACTGTCCGCCGAGTTTGAGATCGCGACATCCACGGCTCAGAAGGTGCTTGCCCACCTTAAGGACGAGGGGCTCGTCCGAGCTGAGGTCGGCCTCGGCTCGTTCGTGGCCGAACGGGCTGATGAGGCCGGGCAGTAG
- a CDS encoding response regulator transcription factor: MTTTSPQGRTELLRADGSPVRVLVVDDEVSLTELLSMALRYEGWQIRSAGDGAGAVRAARSFRPDAVVLDMMLPDMDGLAVLGRLRRELPDVPVLFLTAKDAVEDRIAGLTAGGDDYVTKPFSLEEVVARLRGLIRRAGASGRRSESVLAVGDLTLDEDSHEVTRGGDSIHLTATEFELLRFLMRNPRRVLSKAQILDRVWNYDFGGQANVVELYISYLRRKIDAGREPMIHTRRGAGYLIKAAPATEAAAVS, translated from the coding sequence ATGACTACGACCTCGCCCCAGGGGCGTACCGAACTGCTCAGGGCGGACGGGAGCCCCGTCCGCGTGCTCGTCGTCGACGACGAGGTGTCGTTGACCGAGCTGCTCTCCATGGCCCTGCGCTACGAAGGCTGGCAGATCCGTAGCGCGGGGGACGGCGCCGGTGCGGTGCGCGCCGCTCGGTCCTTCCGGCCCGATGCCGTCGTGCTCGACATGATGCTGCCCGACATGGATGGCCTCGCCGTGCTCGGACGGCTGCGGCGTGAGCTGCCCGACGTGCCGGTGCTCTTCCTGACCGCCAAGGACGCCGTCGAGGACCGGATCGCCGGGCTCACCGCCGGGGGCGACGACTACGTGACCAAGCCCTTCAGCCTGGAGGAAGTCGTCGCGCGCCTTCGCGGGCTCATCCGCCGGGCGGGGGCCTCCGGCCGCCGTAGTGAGTCCGTCCTCGCCGTGGGGGATCTGACCCTCGACGAGGACAGTCACGAGGTGACGAGGGGCGGGGACTCCATCCACCTCACCGCCACCGAGTTCGAGCTGCTGCGCTTCCTGATGCGCAACCCGCGGCGCGTGCTCAGCAAGGCGCAGATCCTCGACCGCGTGTGGAACTACGACTTCGGGGGCCAGGCCAACGTCGTCGAGCTCTACATCTCGTATCTCAGGAGGAAGATCGACGCCGGGCGTGAGCCGATGATTCACACCCGGCGCGGCGCCGGGTATCTGATCAAGGCCGCACCGGCGACCGAGGCGGCCGCCGTCTCATGA
- the sigJ gene encoding RNA polymerase sigma factor SigJ, producing MALTMNDVDRFETSRPRLEAIAYRLLGSASDAEDAVQDAFLRWQAADVERIEVPEAWLTKVLTNLCLNHLTSARARRETYVGQWLPEPLLAGDPMLGPADTAEQRESVSYAVLTLMERLSPNERVVYVLREAFGYSHREIAEILDITETAGQQIFHRAKKHVADGKTRTEIDEATAQRIVEEFLAAATSGKTEPLVRLLTQDAISIGDGGGKVPARAKAFEGAVAVAKFMRGLFKPSEVKRSYVGGSPEIYGTTANGTPAVVAVVDGRVVGVMCLEITAEGIVAFRNQVNPDKLERATRRWAATDHGEPLLHAF from the coding sequence ATGGCTCTGACCATGAACGACGTCGACCGGTTCGAGACCTCCAGGCCCCGCCTGGAGGCCATCGCCTACCGCCTCCTGGGCTCCGCGAGCGACGCGGAGGACGCCGTGCAGGACGCCTTCCTGCGCTGGCAGGCCGCCGACGTCGAGCGCATCGAGGTCCCCGAGGCCTGGCTGACGAAGGTCCTCACCAACCTGTGCCTCAACCACCTCACATCGGCCCGCGCCCGCCGCGAGACCTACGTGGGCCAGTGGCTGCCCGAGCCCCTGCTCGCCGGGGACCCGATGCTGGGCCCCGCCGACACCGCCGAGCAGCGCGAATCCGTCTCGTACGCCGTCCTCACCCTCATGGAGCGCCTGTCGCCCAACGAGCGGGTGGTGTACGTGCTGCGGGAGGCCTTCGGCTACTCGCACCGGGAGATCGCGGAGATCCTCGACATCACCGAGACCGCGGGACAGCAGATCTTCCACCGCGCCAAGAAGCACGTGGCGGACGGCAAGACCCGCACCGAGATCGACGAGGCCACCGCCCAGCGGATCGTCGAGGAGTTCCTCGCGGCCGCCACCAGCGGCAAGACCGAGCCGCTCGTGCGGCTGCTCACGCAGGACGCCATCTCCATCGGTGACGGCGGCGGCAAGGTCCCTGCGCGCGCCAAGGCGTTCGAGGGCGCTGTCGCGGTCGCGAAGTTCATGCGGGGCCTGTTCAAGCCCAGCGAGGTCAAGCGCTCCTACGTCGGCGGCTCCCCCGAGATCTACGGCACGACCGCGAACGGCACCCCCGCCGTCGTGGCGGTCGTGGACGGCCGGGTCGTCGGCGTCATGTGCCTGGAGATCACCGCCGAGGGCATCGTCGCGTTCCGCAACCAGGTCAACCCCGACAAGCTGGAACGCGCGACCCGGCGATGGGCGGCCACCGACCACGGAGAACCCCTGCTCCACGCGTTCTGA
- a CDS encoding DUF7224 domain-containing protein: protein MRVLLTEMRRGEAKWAAALMGAIGVYYFTAESPAESDWIGWWTQTSLQVQLYSVIVMGSVMSAAASWGAGRAFRHRTRVWADTGARGGWAQSLLLWLAVWLWSLLAYAVLVAVAFSRTAGVSDVSEPAWTPLLLGAGMMGLEIAVGVAIGSALPSRVVAPFAGIFWYGLFVFVAFVPDTPLDKLFPAIDEFWSSEFEPNTARMLIAVAWCLALGLLLTALPALRRRASLAPRPLALGALAVAAVVAGGALVAFRTPTPDSYWAVRKAQPARQLCADATGGRTKVRLWPEDRHLLSAARAAVKAVDARLGDLKGLNRAFYASGLKRPAGGAELSLMTPAETEADLTDALFAAALPQPKSPDCEPHLLKETGGYPDTFLFEAVIRDRAGAPGEYYGEKFGRALARVTGAPAAQQDAWIEAAAEEIRACRPVPELPPRPERAERAGAPR from the coding sequence ATGCGTGTGCTCCTTACCGAGATGCGGCGCGGCGAGGCCAAGTGGGCCGCCGCGCTCATGGGCGCGATCGGCGTGTACTACTTCACCGCCGAGAGCCCGGCCGAGAGCGACTGGATCGGCTGGTGGACCCAGACCAGCCTCCAGGTCCAGCTCTACTCGGTGATCGTGATGGGCTCGGTGATGAGCGCCGCGGCCTCCTGGGGAGCGGGCCGCGCCTTCCGGCACCGGACCAGGGTGTGGGCGGACACCGGGGCCCGGGGCGGCTGGGCGCAGTCGCTGCTGCTGTGGCTCGCGGTGTGGCTGTGGTCCCTGCTCGCGTACGCCGTCCTGGTGGCCGTCGCGTTCTCGCGGACCGCGGGGGTCAGTGACGTCAGCGAGCCCGCCTGGACGCCGCTGCTGCTCGGGGCCGGGATGATGGGCCTGGAGATCGCCGTGGGGGTCGCGATCGGTTCGGCGCTGCCCTCCCGCGTGGTCGCGCCCTTCGCGGGAATCTTCTGGTACGGGCTCTTCGTCTTCGTCGCGTTCGTCCCGGACACCCCGCTGGACAAGCTGTTCCCGGCGATAGACGAGTTCTGGAGCTCGGAGTTCGAGCCCAACACGGCGCGCATGCTGATCGCCGTCGCCTGGTGCCTGGCCCTCGGCCTGCTCCTGACCGCACTGCCCGCCCTGCGGCGCCGTGCGTCGCTCGCCCCGCGGCCCCTCGCCCTCGGGGCGCTCGCCGTGGCGGCCGTCGTCGCGGGCGGCGCGCTTGTGGCCTTCCGCACGCCGACGCCCGACTCGTACTGGGCGGTGCGCAAGGCCCAGCCGGCGCGGCAGCTCTGCGCCGATGCCACCGGCGGGCGTACGAAGGTGCGCCTGTGGCCGGAGGACCGCCATCTGCTGTCGGCGGCCCGCGCCGCGGTGAAGGCCGTCGACGCGCGGCTCGGCGACCTGAAGGGGCTCAACCGCGCCTTCTACGCGAGCGGCCTCAAGCGTCCCGCGGGCGGCGCCGAGCTGTCCCTGATGACGCCCGCGGAGACCGAGGCCGACCTGACCGACGCCCTGTTCGCGGCGGCGCTCCCCCAGCCCAAGTCCCCCGACTGCGAGCCCCACTTGCTGAAGGAGACCGGAGGCTACCCCGACACGTTCCTCTTCGAAGCCGTCATCCGCGACCGCGCCGGAGCGCCCGGCGAGTACTACGGCGAGAAGTTCGGCCGCGCCCTCGCCCGCGTCACCGGGGCCCCGGCCGCGCAGCAGGACGCGTGGATCGAGGCGGCGGCCGAGGAGATCCGCGCCTGCCGCCCCGTTCCGGAGCTTCCGCCGCGTCCGGAGCGTGCGGAGCGTGCGGGGGCGCCGCGGTGA
- a CDS encoding ATP-binding cassette domain-containing protein produces the protein MTTSKSTAATGSQPVAAVAAVTVQYGSTVALDDVSLEFPSGVTGLLGPNGAGKSTLLSLLSTARRPKSGSVTLLGDEAPGRARVQRIRQRIGVLPQSFGFYPRFTVLEFTEYAAWLRKVPAAKRRERALDALRLVQMEKHADRRMGALSGGMLRRVGIAQAMVNEPALVLLDEPTVGLDPAQRVGFRGLIQELGERSAVVMSTHLAEDVAHVCDRVAVLLEGSVRFTGTVAELCALPDGATTGADGKAVDGGAVEAGYLHLAGTEAVAT, from the coding sequence GTGACCACTAGCAAGAGCACCGCCGCGACCGGCTCCCAGCCGGTCGCGGCGGTCGCGGCCGTGACCGTCCAGTACGGCTCCACGGTCGCCCTCGACGACGTCTCCCTCGAATTCCCCTCCGGGGTCACCGGTCTTCTCGGTCCCAACGGAGCGGGAAAAAGCACCCTGTTGTCCCTCCTGAGCACGGCCCGCAGACCCAAGTCCGGGTCGGTCACCCTCCTCGGTGACGAGGCGCCGGGGCGGGCGCGGGTGCAGCGCATCCGGCAGCGGATCGGGGTGCTTCCGCAGTCCTTCGGGTTCTATCCCCGTTTCACCGTCCTTGAGTTCACCGAGTACGCGGCCTGGCTGCGGAAGGTCCCGGCGGCCAAGCGGCGCGAGCGGGCGCTCGACGCCCTGCGCCTCGTACAGATGGAGAAGCACGCGGACCGCAGGATGGGCGCCCTGTCCGGCGGCATGCTGCGCCGCGTCGGGATCGCCCAGGCCATGGTCAACGAACCGGCCCTGGTGCTCCTCGACGAGCCGACCGTGGGCCTCGACCCGGCCCAGCGCGTCGGATTCCGCGGTCTGATCCAGGAGTTGGGCGAGCGGTCCGCCGTGGTGATGAGCACCCACCTCGCCGAGGACGTGGCGCACGTGTGTGACCGGGTCGCCGTCCTCCTCGAAGGCTCGGTCCGCTTCACGGGGACGGTCGCCGAGCTGTGCGCGCTGCCGGACGGGGCCACAACTGGCGCGGACGGCAAGGCAGTCGACGGGGGAGCCGTGGAAGCCGGGTATCTGCATCTCGCCGGTACGGAAGCGGTGGCGACCTGA
- a CDS encoding DUF2797 domain-containing protein: MEWRIAGLSWADAERPVLVWERGDVSPLVVGRRVGFRAAGRRECVGARGNPCPVAAAVPGRGTQARCAECARLDRAHSVAADTIADDPRTYRVYLAWFGAGLVKVGLTREERGPARLLEQGAVAFVWLGRGPLMAARRAEELLRVALGVPDRISYARKRAVRASLPGAEERRRELERMRGFALGLEGWPESLERVRLGEHGVVDHGGVFGLESLAGVGAFAVTELVDGGVVRGDLLAVAGPDICLDDTGRLVVLDSRLLRGWRLEGAREAGRTTVPVREVPVAQGGLF, translated from the coding sequence ATGGAGTGGCGTATCGCGGGCTTGAGCTGGGCGGATGCGGAGCGCCCCGTGCTCGTGTGGGAGCGGGGGGACGTCAGTCCGCTGGTCGTGGGGCGGCGGGTGGGGTTCCGGGCCGCCGGCCGCCGGGAGTGCGTGGGCGCGCGAGGCAATCCCTGCCCGGTCGCCGCCGCCGTGCCGGGGCGGGGGACGCAGGCCCGCTGTGCGGAGTGCGCGCGGCTGGACCGGGCGCACTCGGTGGCCGCGGACACCATCGCCGACGATCCGAGGACCTACCGCGTCTACCTCGCGTGGTTCGGGGCGGGCCTTGTGAAGGTGGGTCTCACCCGCGAGGAACGGGGCCCGGCCCGGCTGCTCGAACAGGGGGCTGTGGCCTTCGTCTGGCTGGGGCGGGGTCCCTTGATGGCCGCGCGGCGGGCCGAGGAGTTGCTGCGGGTCGCACTCGGGGTGCCGGACCGGATCTCGTACGCGAGAAAGCGTGCCGTGAGGGCGAGCCTGCCGGGGGCGGAGGAGCGGCGGCGCGAACTGGAGCGGATGCGTGGCTTCGCGCTCGGGCTGGAGGGGTGGCCGGAGTCGCTGGAGCGGGTACGGCTGGGGGAGCACGGTGTGGTGGACCACGGTGGGGTCTTCGGTTTGGAGAGCCTCGCGGGCGTGGGCGCCTTCGCGGTCACCGAGCTCGTGGACGGCGGGGTCGTACGGGGGGATCTGTTGGCGGTGGCAGGGCCGGACATCTGCCTCGACGACACCGGCCGCCTCGTCGTGCTGGACAGCAGGCTGCTGCGGGGGTGGCGGCTGGAGGGGGCGAGGGAAGCGGGGCGTACGACTGTTCCCGTACGGGAGGTTCCTGTGGCCCAGGGGGGCCTCTTCTGA
- a CDS encoding SSI family serine proteinase inhibitor yields the protein MFAYPVPRTQWSPVMLRRLVLTAAASVAALSAAPFVAHADMEPLPLPTPVTESGATPDRLTVKVDDAGDGRDGTFELTCHPTGGTHPQAEEACAKLDQGTRWGSDAFAPTPADANCTMQYGGPATAHITGTWNGRPVEATYNRSNGCEISRWNKLVPVLPEAGA from the coding sequence GTGTTCGCGTACCCGGTACCCCGCACCCAGTGGAGCCCCGTCATGCTGCGCCGTCTCGTCCTCACCGCCGCCGCGTCCGTCGCCGCGCTGTCCGCCGCGCCCTTCGTCGCCCACGCCGACATGGAGCCCCTCCCCCTGCCGACGCCCGTGACCGAGTCCGGGGCGACCCCTGACCGGCTCACGGTGAAGGTCGACGACGCCGGGGACGGCCGCGACGGGACGTTCGAGCTGACGTGCCACCCGACGGGCGGCACGCACCCTCAGGCGGAGGAAGCGTGCGCGAAGCTCGACCAAGGGACGAGGTGGGGCAGCGACGCGTTCGCACCCACGCCGGCCGACGCGAACTGCACCATGCAGTACGGCGGTCCCGCCACCGCGCACATCACCGGCACCTGGAACGGGCGGCCCGTCGAGGCGACGTACAACCGCAGCAACGGATGCGAGATCTCCCGGTGGAACAAGCTCGTCCCGGTGCTTCCCGAGGCCGGCGCCTGA